From the genome of Pseudomonas sp. FP453:
GCCGTGGTCAGCGATATCCGCCAGGGCGGCGATAAGCGCGCATTTGCCAAGGCCGGCTATAGTCAGTTGCAGGGTTGGAGTTATCGCTCCATGTGGTGGGTCACCCATAACCCGGATGGCGCCTTCATGGCCCGTGGTGTGCACGGCCAGAGCCTCTACATCGACCCCAAGGCTGAAATGGTGATTGTGCGTTTCGCCTCCCACCCCATCGCGGACAATGCCGCCAATGATGGGGTGACGTTGCCCGCGTATGCAGCCTTGGCGCAGTACTTGAGGACAACCCGGTAAACCTGGGCAGTACGATTAATTGGATTTTATGACCCGGCACAACTCCCACACCGCCTTCAACCCGTAGTATCCGCGTGGGCAACCGCCGTCAGGGAGATGAGGTTCAACATGCAAGACAAACCCTCAACGGGCGTACGCCCGCTGTTGCTCAATGTGTTGCTGTGGGTAGGTGGTGTTTCTGTGTTGTTGATGATCAAGGACGCCGTGGCGCAATTGACCGGGCCGCTGGGCGACAGCTCGATGGACCTGGTCACCGTGCTGATGGCTTACCTGCTGCTGTTTTTGCTTGAGCCGATACGCAACGCCATCCAGCGCCGCCTGCGCAAAAACGCCCGGCGCCGATATCGCAGCCGCGCTTGAAGCCTTTTCTATCTGGAGTGACCCATTGTCCCAACCTGGCGATAACCACCAGCGCGCGCTGGACCGTTTCCTGAACGAACACCCTGACGTCGTCACGCAACTCGACACCCTCAACCCCCTCGCCGCCCAGGCCAAGGGCGAAACCCTGGCGCAGTACCGCGCCGAACGCCTGCACGAAGCCTTCGAAGCCGAAGCTGAGCGGCTGGGCTTGTTTGCCTGGGAATTGACCCTCAAGCTGACGGCGGAATCGGCCGAAGCCTTCGAGACCCAGCGTCTGGAAGTGCATAAAGAGGTGGCGCAGATGGCGGGGTTGAGCTGGCCGGAGTATTGCCAATTGCATGATCTGACGCAGTGACCACGCCGCTACAGGTACCAGCGTCTTGAGTCACGGGCCAGCGTTTCACGCAATTCGGCGACGCTGATGGCCCGGCGCTCCGGGTCCACGGCCAATGCGGTCTTGAGCGCAGGCCAGTATTGCCTGGGAAGTCTGCGCGGCTTAAGGGACTGACGCTCGTCGGGGCGCCCGCCCTCAGCCAGTTCGTACAGCATGCAGGCTACGCCATAGAGATCTGCCGCCGGTGTCAGCGCACCACCGCCGAGCATTTCCGGGGCGGCATATGCGGGTGTCCACGCGTTGAAACGGCCACGGCTCAACTGCGGCAACCCCTCACCCTGGCCCAAACCAAAGTCGAACAAGCGGATGCCCGCCTCGCCCAGCAGCACATTGCCCGGTTTCAAGTCGCCGTGCAGCACGCCCTGCCCATGGGCGTACGCCAGCGCGTCGAGCACCTGCAGCGCCATCGGCTGCAACTGCGACCAGGGCAAGCCGCCAGGGCATTCCAGCAGCAACCGGTCCAAGGTCAGGCCCGTCAGCAGTTCCATGGTGAAAAAGGCCATCTGGCAAGCGCTATCGACCTCAAAGGTGAACGCCCGCACGATTCCCTCATGGCGCAGGCTGCGGGTCACGGCAAATTCGCTGAACAACAGCACATGGGCGTCACTGGACCGGGCAAGGCCTTCGCCCACCACTTTCAACGCCACGCGCGAGCAGGGCTCGCCAAATTGCTCGTGCAGCAAGTCGCGGGCGCGATACACCACGCCCATGCCGCCCGTGCCGAGCACCTGCTCAAGGTGATAACGCCCGGCAAGCAGGCCAGGGACGATCCTCGCCTCAGTCATGGCTGCACGACCACGGCCGTCAGGTCATCCCGTGCGGGGCCGCGCAACACCAGGGCAAACAAGTGCTCCACCATCTGCTGCGCCGTGCCCTGGCTCAAGGCACTGCCCAATTCCCGATGGCTGAGCGCCTGATACAGGCCATCGCTGCACAACAGGAATACATCGCCGGGGCGCGTGTCGAGTTCGAGCACCTCCAGGCTCAACGGCTCACGCCCGCCGACCGCACGGGTCAACGCCCGGGCATCCGGATGGGCCTGTGCCTGCTCACGGCTCAACTGCTGCTCGGCCATCAGTCGCTCAAGCACTGAATGGTCTCGCGACAGCTGATACAGGCGGTGCGCGCGCCACAGGTAACAACGACTGTCTCCCGCCCACACACAGGCGGCGCGATGCCCCTCCAGCAGCAATGCCACCACCGTGCTGCCGATCGTAGCGTGCAGGCCTTCAAGGGCCAGGCGCCGATCCAGCCGATGCAGGCAGCGGCGCAACGCCTCGACCCGTTGGTCCAGCGGGCCTTGGTCGTGCAACGCAGCCAGGTTGGCAATCACCGCTTGGCTGGCGACATCGCCCGCGCGATGCCCACCCATCCCGTCCGCCACCACCCAGCAACCGCTCTGCGGGCGGTCCAGAAAGGCATCCTCATTGCGCGCGCGGACCTTGCCGCGCTGGGTGCGCCCGGCACTGTGCCAAGGCGCGGGCGTGGGGCTCATAACTGTTCCGGCAAACGGAACGTGCGCCAATCCCCCAACGGGAACGGGCTGGGCGTGCGTTGGCTGGTCAGCAGGAAGTTGGCACGCAAACCGGCCAGGTCGGCCTTGAGCAAGTGCCCGTCGCGACCACCGGCCGGTTCGCTCTGCAACAGATCAACCAGGCGAAACCACGACCAGGCACCAGTGTTTTTTTCCAGCCCCACTGGCCGCTCCGTGCCCCGTTCCAGCACCAGGCTGCTGCGACCGTTTTCGGCCTCATCAGGCCATTGGAACGCTATCGGCACGATGGGACCGTGGCGGTATTCCAACTGGCGCTCACCCATGCGCAACACAGCCCGGTTGACGGCCTGATCCAGGCTGTAGGGCGCCAAGGTAAACCGCACCCGCAGGTCGCCCCCGCCATCGGTGAAAAAACTGCGGCGGATAAGCTGGGCCTTGCTCAAGTGATCGAGCACCCCGCGTGTCATCGGCAGGCTGCGTCCGTCCAGGCTGCGCAAACGATAACGCCCGCCCTCGCCGCTGACGAACGGCCGCAGATAACTGTCGTGAAAGCGCGCCATCACGCCGTGCGGCTTGAAGAACGCCTGGAAATCACTGAGGGCGACGTCGCTGGCAGCGTGGGCATTGAACGGGTAACGCTGACGGATCGCCTGGGCGTAAAGCCCATAGACCTCGCTTTGATAACGCTGATTGACGTACACGTAGGCCTCCTCCAGCAAATGCTGCCAGCTGTCATCGGCCATGCCGTCTAACAGGCCCGACAGTGGCAGCGGCAAACGTGCGGCGGCGTCGCGCAGTGTGCCCAGCACGTCCGGCTGCCCTTCCATACGCCGTTTGACGCGCAGGAACGCAGCCTGCCCGGCCGCTCCGTCGCGGTTCAAGGCAACCAGTTGCAGGTGCAGTTCATCAAGCACGCCCAATGCCCGGGTCAGCTCCGTGCCGGGGTTCTGCTGCTCATCCAACAACTGGTGAAGCGCCTCAAAACGCCGCTGCAACGTGCGCCGGGGGGAGTCTTCAGCCATCGGTAACGGGGCGGCGAGCAGGGTGTTTTCCCGCACCTGCTGCAACAGCAGCACCAGGGGCGAACGGGCCGACGTCATGCTCGCCAGCCGTGTGGCGTCCTGCTTCAGGTCGTCGCTCGCCGCCCGTCGAAGCCGGCCCAGGGCGCGGCTCCAGACATCGGCGTACTCGCTGAAATAGCGCTGCTCCAACGCCAGCATCAATCGGCGCAACTCCAACGCGCCGAGGTCGGCGCTCTCGCCCAGCACCCAGTTGTCCTGCGCAATGGCATTCACCAACCGAGGCCCCTGTACATCGAAATCCTGCACGAAGCGCATGGTGTAAAAGCCGGGAATGGGCGGATCGATGGCG
Proteins encoded in this window:
- a CDS encoding DUF6388 family protein, with amino-acid sequence MSQPGDNHQRALDRFLNEHPDVVTQLDTLNPLAAQAKGETLAQYRAERLHEAFEAEAERLGLFAWELTLKLTAESAEAFETQRLEVHKEVAQMAGLSWPEYCQLHDLTQ
- a CDS encoding PP2C family serine/threonine-protein phosphatase yields the protein MSPTPAPWHSAGRTQRGKVRARNEDAFLDRPQSGCWVVADGMGGHRAGDVASQAVIANLAALHDQGPLDQRVEALRRCLHRLDRRLALEGLHATIGSTVVALLLEGHRAACVWAGDSRCYLWRAHRLYQLSRDHSVLERLMAEQQLSREQAQAHPDARALTRAVGGREPLSLEVLELDTRPGDVFLLCSDGLYQALSHRELGSALSQGTAQQMVEHLFALVLRGPARDDLTAVVVQP
- a CDS encoding serine/threonine-protein kinase, with protein sequence MTEARIVPGLLAGRYHLEQVLGTGGMGVVYRARDLLHEQFGEPCSRVALKVVGEGLARSSDAHVLLFSEFAVTRSLRHEGIVRAFTFEVDSACQMAFFTMELLTGLTLDRLLLECPGGLPWSQLQPMALQVLDALAYAHGQGVLHGDLKPGNVLLGEAGIRLFDFGLGQGEGLPQLSRGRFNAWTPAYAAPEMLGGGALTPAADLYGVACMLYELAEGGRPDERQSLKPRRLPRQYWPALKTALAVDPERRAISVAELRETLARDSRRWYL